In Streptomyces sp. NBC_00569, a single genomic region encodes these proteins:
- a CDS encoding ABC transporter ATP-binding protein yields the protein MADLAKEAHVAAVPAGEPILEVSGLVKHYPLTQGILFKKQIGAVKAVDGVDFVLGRGETLGIVGESGCGKSTVAKMLVNLERPTAGQIKYRGEDITKLSGRALKAVRRNIQMVFQDPYTSLNPRMTVGDIIGEPYEIHPEVAPKGDRRRKVQDLLDVVGLNPEYINRYPHQFSGGQRQRIGIARGLALRPEIIVADEPVSALDVSVQAQVINLLDSLQNEFDLSYVFIAHDLSIVRHISDRVGVMYLGRIVEIGTDEQIYEHPTHPYTQALLSAVPVPDPEAREHRERIILTGDVPSPANVPSGCRFRTRCWKAQERCELEVPALAVPAVFRIGDSPAKHDSACHFAEEKHVVPTE from the coding sequence ATGGCTGACCTGGCGAAAGAGGCGCACGTCGCCGCCGTGCCGGCCGGTGAGCCGATCCTGGAGGTCAGCGGGCTGGTCAAGCACTATCCGCTCACCCAGGGGATCCTGTTCAAGAAGCAGATCGGCGCGGTCAAGGCCGTCGACGGCGTCGACTTCGTGCTCGGCCGGGGCGAGACCCTCGGCATCGTCGGCGAGTCCGGCTGCGGCAAGTCGACCGTCGCCAAGATGCTGGTCAACCTGGAGCGGCCGACCGCCGGGCAGATCAAGTACAGGGGCGAGGACATCACCAAGCTGTCCGGGCGTGCCCTCAAGGCCGTACGCCGCAACATCCAGATGGTGTTCCAGGACCCGTACACGTCTCTCAACCCGCGCATGACGGTCGGCGACATCATCGGGGAGCCGTACGAGATCCACCCCGAGGTCGCGCCCAAGGGCGACCGGCGCCGCAAGGTGCAGGACCTCCTGGACGTCGTCGGGCTCAACCCGGAGTACATCAACCGGTACCCGCACCAGTTCTCCGGCGGCCAGCGCCAGCGCATCGGCATCGCCCGCGGCCTCGCACTGCGCCCCGAGATCATCGTCGCCGACGAGCCGGTCTCCGCGCTCGACGTCTCCGTGCAGGCGCAGGTCATCAACCTGCTCGACAGCCTCCAGAACGAATTCGACCTCTCGTACGTCTTCATCGCCCACGACCTGTCGATCGTGCGGCACATCTCCGACCGGGTCGGCGTCATGTACCTCGGGCGCATCGTCGAGATCGGGACCGACGAGCAGATCTACGAACACCCCACGCACCCCTACACGCAGGCGCTCCTGTCCGCCGTGCCCGTCCCCGACCCGGAGGCGCGCGAGCACCGCGAGCGGATCATCCTCACCGGCGACGTGCCGTCCCCGGCCAACGTGCCCTCGGGCTGCCGTTTCCGCACCCGCTGCTGGAAGGCGCAGGAGCGGTGCGAACTGGAGGTGCCGGCGCTCGCGGTGCCCGCCGTGTTCCGCATCGGGGACTCGCCGGCGAAGCACGACTCGGCCTGCCACTTCGCCGAGGAGAAACACGTCGTCCCCACCGAGTAG
- a CDS encoding ABC transporter ATP-binding protein has translation MLLEVRDLHVEFRTREGTANAVNGVSYTVDEGETLAVLGESGSGKSVTAQAIMGILDVPPGKISGGEILFQGADLLKLKEDERRKIRGAKMAMIFQDALSSLNPVLSVGEQLGEMFTVHRGMSRKDAKAKAIELMDRVRIPAAKERVGQYPHQFSGGMRQRIMIAMALALEPDLIIADEPTTALDVTVQAQVMELLAELQRELRMGLILITHDLGVVADVADKIAVMYAGRIVETAPVREIYKAPAHPYTKGLLESIPRLDQKGQELYAIKGLPPNLMRIPPGCAFNPRCPMAQDVCRADVPPLFEVSPTRRSACYFWKETLDG, from the coding sequence ATGCTGCTCGAAGTGCGCGATCTGCACGTGGAGTTCCGGACGCGCGAAGGGACCGCCAACGCCGTCAACGGCGTCAGTTACACCGTCGACGAGGGCGAGACCCTGGCCGTGCTTGGCGAGTCGGGGTCCGGCAAGTCCGTGACCGCCCAGGCGATCATGGGCATCCTCGACGTCCCGCCCGGCAAGATCAGCGGCGGCGAGATCCTCTTCCAGGGCGCGGACCTCCTCAAGCTCAAGGAGGACGAGCGGCGCAAGATCCGCGGCGCGAAGATGGCGATGATCTTCCAGGACGCGCTCAGCTCCCTCAACCCCGTGCTGTCCGTGGGCGAGCAGCTGGGCGAGATGTTCACCGTCCACAGGGGAATGTCCCGCAAGGACGCCAAGGCCAAGGCCATCGAGCTGATGGACCGCGTCAGGATCCCCGCCGCCAAGGAGCGGGTCGGCCAGTACCCGCACCAGTTCAGCGGCGGCATGCGCCAGCGCATCATGATCGCGATGGCGCTCGCCCTGGAACCGGACCTGATCATCGCCGACGAGCCCACCACCGCCCTCGACGTCACCGTCCAGGCCCAGGTCATGGAGCTGCTCGCCGAACTCCAGCGCGAGCTCAGGATGGGCCTCATCCTCATCACGCACGACCTCGGCGTGGTCGCCGACGTGGCCGACAAGATCGCCGTCATGTACGCGGGCCGCATCGTCGAGACGGCGCCCGTGCGCGAGATCTACAAGGCGCCCGCTCACCCGTACACCAAGGGCCTGCTCGAATCGATCCCGCGCCTGGACCAGAAGGGCCAGGAGCTGTACGCGATCAAGGGCCTGCCGCCCAACCTGATGCGCATCCCGCCGGGCTGCGCCTTCAACCCGCGCTGCCCGATGGCCCAGGACGTGTGCCGCGCGGACGTGCCCCCGCTCTTCGAGGTGAGCCCGACGCGCCGGAGCGCCTGCTACTTCTGGAAGGAGACGCTCGATGGCTGA
- a CDS encoding ABC transporter permease: MPEPEPPEPYSSGGGLVPEDGGAIAATGAGGAMDLATSEGTTLEQRPSAAAGGPLGTGPAGKPRSLWSDAWRDLRRNPIFIISGLVIVFLVIISIWPSLIASGNPLSCNLAKAQEGSQPGHPFGFDGQGCDVYTRTVYGARTSVTVGVCATVGVALLGSVLGGLAGFFGGAWDAILSRVTDVFFAIPVVLGGLVLLSVVTSSTVWPVIGFMVLLGWPQLSRIARGSVITAKQNDYVQAARALGASNSRMMLRHILPNAIAPVIVVATIALGTYISLEATLSYLGVGLKPPTVSWGIDISAASQYIRNAPHMLLWPAGALAITVLAFIMLGDAVRDALDPKLR; encoded by the coding sequence ATGCCTGAACCCGAGCCGCCGGAGCCCTACTCGTCGGGCGGCGGCCTCGTCCCGGAGGACGGAGGAGCCATCGCCGCGACGGGCGCGGGCGGCGCCATGGACCTCGCCACGAGCGAGGGGACGACCCTGGAGCAGCGGCCATCGGCCGCTGCCGGCGGCCCCCTGGGCACGGGACCCGCGGGCAAGCCGAGAAGCCTCTGGTCGGACGCCTGGCGCGATCTGCGCCGCAACCCGATCTTCATCATCTCGGGCCTCGTCATCGTCTTCCTCGTGATCATCTCGATCTGGCCCTCGCTGATCGCCTCCGGCAACCCGCTCTCCTGCAACCTCGCCAAGGCCCAGGAGGGCTCCCAGCCCGGCCACCCCTTCGGCTTCGACGGCCAGGGCTGCGACGTCTACACGCGCACGGTGTACGGCGCCCGCACCTCCGTCACCGTCGGCGTCTGCGCCACCGTCGGCGTCGCCCTGCTCGGCAGCGTCCTCGGCGGACTCGCCGGGTTCTTCGGCGGGGCGTGGGACGCGATCCTGTCCCGCGTCACCGACGTCTTCTTCGCCATCCCCGTCGTGCTCGGCGGCCTGGTGCTCCTGTCCGTGGTCACCAGCTCCACCGTCTGGCCGGTCATCGGGTTCATGGTGCTGCTCGGCTGGCCGCAGCTCTCCCGCATCGCCCGCGGCTCCGTCATCACGGCCAAGCAGAACGACTACGTGCAGGCGGCGCGGGCGCTCGGCGCCTCCAACTCCCGGATGATGCTGCGGCACATCCTGCCCAACGCGATCGCGCCGGTCATCGTCGTCGCCACCATCGCGCTCGGCACGTACATCTCCCTCGAGGCGACGCTCTCGTACCTCGGCGTCGGCCTGAAGCCGCCCACCGTGAGCTGGGGCATCGACATCTCCGCGGCGTCGCAGTACATCCGCAACGCCCCGCACATGCTGCTCTGGCCCGCCGGCGCCCTCGCGATCACCGTGCTCGCGTTCATCATGCTCGGCGACGCGGTGCGCGACGCCCTCGACCCCAAGCTGAGGTAG
- a CDS encoding ABC transporter permease, which produces MGRYVIRRLLQMIPVFFGATLLIFLMVNVMGDPIAGLCGEKQCDPATAAQLEKEFGLDKPVWQQYLTYMGNVFTGDFGTAFNGQKVTELMAAAFPVTIRLTIVAILFEIVIGISLGVVTGLRRGRPVDTTVLLLTLVVISVPTFVTGLLLQLLLGVEWGIIKPAVSTEATFSELIVPGLVLASVSLAYVTRLTRTSIAENRRADYVRTAIAKGLPRRRVIVRHLLRNSLIPVVTFIGTDIGALMGGAIVTERIFNIHGVGYQLYQGIVRQNTQTVVGFVTVLVLVFLTANLIVDLLYAVLDPRIRYA; this is translated from the coding sequence ATGGGTCGTTATGTGATCAGGCGTCTGCTGCAGATGATCCCGGTCTTCTTCGGCGCGACGCTGCTCATCTTCCTGATGGTCAACGTGATGGGCGACCCCATCGCGGGACTGTGCGGCGAAAAGCAGTGCGACCCCGCCACGGCCGCTCAGCTGGAGAAGGAGTTCGGCCTCGACAAGCCCGTCTGGCAGCAATATCTGACGTACATGGGGAACGTCTTCACCGGCGACTTCGGCACCGCGTTCAACGGCCAGAAGGTCACCGAACTGATGGCGGCCGCCTTCCCCGTGACGATCCGCCTGACCATCGTGGCGATCCTCTTCGAGATCGTCATCGGCATCTCGCTCGGCGTCGTCACCGGCCTGCGCCGCGGACGTCCCGTCGACACCACCGTGCTGCTGCTCACCCTGGTCGTCATCTCCGTCCCGACCTTCGTCACCGGTCTGCTCCTCCAGCTCCTGCTCGGCGTCGAGTGGGGGATCATCAAACCCGCGGTGTCCACGGAGGCGACGTTCTCCGAACTGATCGTCCCCGGCCTCGTGCTCGCCTCGGTCTCCCTCGCGTACGTCACCCGGCTCACCAGGACCTCGATCGCCGAGAACCGCCGCGCCGACTACGTCCGTACGGCCATCGCCAAGGGCCTGCCGCGCCGTCGCGTCATCGTCCGGCACCTGCTGCGCAACTCCCTGATCCCCGTCGTCACCTTCATCGGCACCGACATCGGGGCCCTGATGGGCGGCGCCATCGTCACGGAGCGGATCTTCAACATCCACGGCGTCGGCTACCAGCTCTACCAGGGCATCGTCCGGCAGAACACCCAGACCGTCGTCGGCTTCGTGACCGTCCTCGTCCTCGTCTTCCTGACGGCCAACCTGATCGTCGACCTCCTGTACGCCGTACTCGACCCGAGGATCCGCTATGCCTGA
- a CDS encoding peptide ABC transporter substrate-binding protein → MRGATHAKWAVCAVAVALAATACGGGGNSGGSGGDGSGVVRSSWGDPQNPLEPANTNEVQGGKVMDMLFRGLKRYNSKTGAAEDMLADKIETTDSINFKITVKDGWTFSNGEKVTAQSFVDAWNYGADLRNNQKNAYFFGQIDGYDKVHPDSGTPSATNLSGLKVTGPLTFSVKLNQKFSLWPDTLGYAAFAPLPKAFFDNHAAWVSKPIGNGPYTIESYTKGSQMSLRKWDAYPGTDKAQNGGVDLKVYTDNNTAYTDLTAGNLDLVDDVPASQLKNVNADLNGRYINTPAGIIQTLAFPFYDPAWNKADSDKVRKGLSMAINRKQITETIFQKTRTPATDWTSPVLGKDGGFQDGLCGDSCDYNPGEAKKLVQEGGGIPGGQVKIGYNADTGSHKEWVDAVCNSINNALGNDKACVGLPTGTFADFRNKITQKKMSGPFRAGWQMDYPLIQNFLQPLYYTNASSNDGKWSNKEFDKLVDQANAESDRAKAVKIFQQAEGVVRDNMAAIPLWYQNGSAGYSDKVSNVALNPFSVPVYNEIKVS, encoded by the coding sequence ATGCGTGGAGCCACGCACGCCAAGTGGGCCGTATGCGCGGTGGCCGTCGCTCTCGCTGCGACGGCCTGTGGTGGTGGGGGCAACAGCGGCGGCAGTGGCGGCGACGGCTCAGGGGTCGTCCGTTCGTCCTGGGGTGACCCGCAGAACCCGCTGGAGCCCGCGAACACGAACGAGGTCCAGGGCGGCAAGGTCATGGACATGCTCTTCCGTGGTCTGAAGCGCTACAACTCGAAGACGGGCGCCGCCGAGGACATGCTCGCGGACAAGATCGAGACGACGGACTCGATCAACTTCAAGATCACGGTCAAGGACGGCTGGACGTTCTCCAACGGGGAGAAGGTCACCGCGCAGTCCTTCGTGGACGCCTGGAACTACGGCGCGGACCTGAGGAACAACCAGAAGAACGCCTACTTCTTCGGCCAGATCGACGGCTACGACAAGGTCCACCCCGACTCCGGCACCCCGAGCGCCACCAACCTGTCCGGGCTCAAGGTCACCGGCCCCCTGACCTTCTCGGTCAAGCTCAACCAGAAGTTCTCGCTGTGGCCCGACACCCTCGGCTACGCGGCCTTCGCCCCGCTCCCCAAGGCCTTCTTCGACAACCACGCCGCGTGGGTGAGCAAGCCGATCGGCAACGGCCCGTACACGATCGAGAGCTACACCAAGGGCTCCCAGATGTCCCTGCGCAAGTGGGACGCCTACCCGGGCACCGACAAGGCGCAGAACGGCGGTGTGGACCTGAAGGTCTACACCGACAACAACACGGCGTACACCGACCTGACGGCCGGCAACCTCGACCTCGTCGACGACGTCCCGGCCTCGCAGCTCAAGAACGTCAACGCCGACCTCAACGGCCGGTACATCAACACCCCCGCCGGCATCATCCAGACGCTCGCCTTCCCCTTCTACGACCCCGCGTGGAACAAGGCGGACAGCGACAAGGTCCGCAAGGGCCTGTCGATGGCGATCAACCGCAAGCAGATCACCGAGACGATCTTCCAGAAGACGCGCACCCCGGCCACGGACTGGACCTCGCCGGTCCTCGGCAAGGACGGCGGCTTCCAGGACGGGCTGTGCGGCGACAGCTGCGACTACAACCCCGGCGAGGCCAAGAAGCTGGTCCAGGAGGGCGGCGGCATCCCCGGCGGCCAGGTGAAGATCGGCTACAACGCCGACACCGGCAGCCACAAGGAGTGGGTCGACGCCGTCTGCAACAGCATCAACAACGCGCTGGGCAACGACAAGGCCTGCGTGGGCCTGCCCACCGGCACCTTCGCCGACTTCCGCAACAAGATCACGCAGAAGAAGATGTCGGGCCCGTTCCGCGCCGGATGGCAGATGGACTACCCGCTCATCCAGAACTTCCTGCAGCCGCTGTACTACACCAACGCCTCGTCCAACGACGGCAAGTGGTCCAACAAGGAGTTCGACAAGCTCGTCGACCAGGCCAACGCCGAGTCCGACCGCGCCAAGGCCGTCAAGATCTTCCAGCAGGCCGAGGGCGTCGTCAGGGACAACATGGCGGCCATCCCGCTCTGGTACCAGAACGGCAGCGCCGGCTACTCCGACAAGGTCTCCAACGTCGCCCTCAACCCGTTCAGCGTTCCCGTCTACAACGAGATCAAGGTCAGCTGA
- a CDS encoding serine hydrolase domain-containing protein produces MIQERAGEGEGRHMLDDLGARCARAMAEHGCPSVSVAVAVHGEVALAEAYGFADTGAGIPATTRTPYALASATKPVTAAAVCVAADDGLLDLDAPGPLGATPRQLLRHRGGLGAHYDFHYGEEGEPAVDAEPYTRLLRAPGSGFEYANLGYRLLGRLLEEATGRDLAGYARERVLGPLGLDGFRIATACPGAATRYTPDGRPYPEGLRTSHPGATLGWATASQLALFAQSWPRLLKPQTAAAVLDAVPIGEHLGYGLGWCVSRGEGPLLVSHGGGMGGVAAMAVSAPELGLSVAVLTNTTAKAARDAVVNHVLGELVPGFAPELISPVFSVPAHAFTLKEGEWAGHASTPEGEVPLRLRILPGARAEVTTGGETATAPVDATATLALRGSFPVQLPTADARVSSPVLGLELRPDEGRLTGVARVYKEGDREGLIGNLLTHPCELRLVRPD; encoded by the coding sequence ATGATCCAGGAACGAGCGGGCGAGGGAGAGGGGCGGCACATGCTGGACGACCTCGGGGCGCGGTGCGCGCGGGCGATGGCGGAGCACGGGTGCCCGTCCGTCTCGGTCGCGGTCGCGGTGCACGGCGAGGTGGCCCTGGCCGAGGCGTACGGGTTCGCGGACACCGGTGCGGGGATCCCGGCCACGACGCGGACCCCGTACGCCCTCGCCTCCGCCACCAAGCCGGTCACGGCCGCGGCGGTCTGCGTGGCGGCCGACGACGGGCTGCTCGACCTGGACGCGCCCGGCCCGCTCGGCGCGACCCCGCGTCAGCTCCTGCGGCACCGGGGCGGGCTCGGCGCGCACTACGACTTCCACTACGGCGAGGAGGGCGAGCCGGCCGTGGACGCGGAGCCGTACACGCGGCTCCTCCGCGCGCCCGGCTCCGGTTTCGAGTACGCGAACCTCGGCTACCGGCTCCTCGGCCGGCTCCTGGAGGAAGCCACCGGGCGGGACCTCGCCGGATACGCCCGGGAGCGGGTCCTCGGGCCGCTGGGGCTCGACGGCTTCCGTATCGCCACGGCCTGCCCGGGAGCCGCGACCCGCTACACCCCCGACGGGCGCCCTTACCCGGAAGGCCTGCGTACCAGCCATCCCGGCGCCACGCTCGGCTGGGCGACGGCCTCCCAGCTCGCCCTCTTCGCCCAGTCCTGGCCGCGGCTCCTGAAGCCGCAGACGGCCGCCGCGGTCCTCGACGCCGTCCCGATCGGCGAGCACCTCGGCTACGGCCTCGGCTGGTGCGTCTCGCGCGGCGAAGGACCCCTTCTGGTGAGCCACGGCGGCGGCATGGGCGGCGTGGCCGCGATGGCGGTGTCAGCGCCGGAACTCGGCCTGTCCGTGGCGGTCCTGACGAACACGACGGCGAAGGCGGCCCGCGACGCGGTCGTCAACCACGTCCTCGGCGAGCTCGTGCCCGGCTTCGCTCCCGAACTGATCTCACCGGTGTTCTCCGTGCCCGCGCACGCCTTCACCCTGAAGGAGGGGGAGTGGGCGGGCCACGCCTCGACACCGGAGGGCGAGGTCCCGCTGCGGCTGCGGATCCTGCCGGGCGCCCGCGCCGAGGTCACCACCGGCGGCGAGACCGCCACCGCCCCCGTCGACGCCACGGCCACCCTCGCGCTGCGCGGCTCCTTCCCCGTACAACTGCCGACCGCCGACGCGAGGGTCAGCAGTCCGGTGCTCGGTCTGGAACTGCGTCCGGACGAGGGGCGGCTGACCGGGGTGGCCCGTGTGTACAAGGAGGGCGACCGGGAGGGGCTGATCGGCAACCTGCTGACCCACCCGTGCGAACTGCGGCTCGTACGGCCCGACTGA
- a CDS encoding ABC transporter ATP-binding protein: MSENNQTTTAVAEAIPQQRDADSAPLLQVKDLKKHFPIKGGFPIRRTIGAVKAVDGVSFDVFKGEALGLVGESGCGKSTTGRLLTRLYEPTHGSITYNGQDISTANRKQLAPIRSEIQMIFQDPYASLNPRQTVGSIISGPMEINGINPPGGREARVRELLEIVGLNPEHYNRFPHEFSGGQRQRIGVARAVALEPKLIVADEPVSALDVSIQAQVVNLLQKVQREMGIAFVFIAHDLAIVRHFSQRVAVMYLGKIVEIADRDSLYNRPRHPYTHALMSAVPDADIDAVKKERIRLEGDVPSPISPPSGCRFRTRCWKAQDKCATEEPPLVQISGSREGHLTACHFPEDPTTADRGEDIVLDPALAALEGESDQDA; encoded by the coding sequence ATGAGCGAGAACAACCAGACCACCACGGCGGTCGCGGAAGCGATCCCGCAGCAGCGGGACGCGGACAGCGCACCGCTCCTCCAGGTCAAGGACCTGAAGAAGCACTTCCCGATCAAGGGCGGCTTCCCGATCCGGCGGACCATCGGCGCCGTCAAGGCCGTCGACGGCGTCTCCTTCGACGTCTTCAAGGGCGAGGCCCTGGGTCTCGTCGGCGAGTCCGGCTGCGGCAAGTCGACGACGGGCCGTCTGCTGACCCGCCTGTACGAGCCGACCCACGGCTCGATCACGTACAACGGCCAGGACATCAGCACGGCCAACCGCAAGCAGCTGGCGCCCATCAGGTCCGAGATCCAGATGATCTTCCAGGACCCGTACGCGTCGCTGAACCCGCGTCAGACGGTCGGCTCGATCATCTCCGGGCCGATGGAGATCAACGGCATCAACCCGCCCGGCGGCCGCGAGGCGCGCGTGAGGGAGCTGCTGGAGATCGTCGGCCTGAACCCGGAGCACTACAACCGCTTCCCGCACGAGTTCTCGGGCGGCCAGCGGCAGCGCATCGGCGTGGCCAGGGCCGTGGCCCTCGAGCCGAAGCTGATCGTCGCGGACGAGCCGGTCTCCGCGCTCGACGTGTCGATCCAGGCCCAGGTCGTCAACCTGCTGCAGAAGGTGCAGCGGGAGATGGGCATCGCGTTCGTCTTCATCGCCCACGACCTGGCCATCGTGCGGCACTTCTCGCAGCGCGTCGCGGTGATGTACCTGGGCAAGATCGTGGAGATCGCCGACCGCGACTCGCTCTACAACCGCCCCCGTCACCCGTACACGCACGCGCTGATGTCGGCCGTGCCGGACGCGGACATCGACGCGGTGAAGAAGGAGCGGATCCGCCTGGAGGGCGACGTCCCCTCGCCGATCTCGCCGCCGTCCGGCTGCCGCTTCCGCACCCGGTGCTGGAAGGCGCAGGACAAGTGCGCCACGGAGGAGCCGCCGCTCGTCCAGATCTCCGGGAGCCGCGAGGGTCACCTCACGGCCTGTCACTTCCCGGAGGACCCGACGACGGCGGACCGCGGCGAGGACATCGTGCTCGACCCGGCCCTCGCGGCCCTCGAGGGCGAGTCCGACCAGGACGCCTGA
- a CDS encoding ABC transporter ATP-binding protein, with product MTTITKTEDVPAPTGGDAFLSVRDLKVQFSTEDGIVKAVDGLSFDIERGKTLGIVGESGSGKSVTNLTVLGLHNRKSTHVEGEILLEGKELITATEPELEKLRGNKMAMIFQDSLTALSPYYTVGRQISEPFRKHTGASKKEARDRAIQMLEKVGIPHPKQRVDDYPHQFSGGMRQRAMIAMSLVCNPDLLIADEPTTALDVTVQAQILDLLKDLQQEFGSAIIMITHDLGVVANMADDLLVMYAGRAVERGSVREVLKSPEHPYTWGLLGSMPRLNSDVDEPLLPIPGSPPSLLNPPSGCPFHPRCAFTDKVEGGKCKGERPTLPADRGSACHLTADQKQQVFIETIQPRLG from the coding sequence GTGACCACAATCACCAAGACCGAGGACGTCCCGGCCCCCACCGGCGGCGACGCGTTCCTCTCGGTACGCGACCTGAAGGTGCAGTTCTCCACCGAGGACGGCATCGTCAAGGCTGTGGACGGGCTCTCCTTCGACATCGAGCGCGGCAAGACGCTCGGCATCGTCGGTGAGTCGGGCTCCGGCAAGTCGGTGACGAACCTGACCGTGCTCGGCCTGCACAACCGCAAGAGCACCCACGTCGAGGGCGAGATCCTCCTCGAGGGCAAGGAACTGATCACCGCCACCGAGCCCGAGCTCGAAAAGCTCCGCGGCAACAAGATGGCGATGATCTTCCAGGACTCGCTGACCGCCCTGTCCCCGTACTACACGGTGGGCCGGCAGATCTCCGAGCCGTTCCGCAAGCACACCGGGGCCAGCAAGAAGGAGGCCCGGGACCGGGCCATCCAGATGCTGGAGAAGGTGGGCATCCCCCACCCCAAGCAGCGGGTGGACGACTACCCGCACCAGTTCTCCGGCGGTATGCGCCAGCGCGCCATGATCGCCATGTCCCTGGTCTGCAACCCCGACCTGCTGATCGCCGACGAGCCGACCACCGCGCTCGACGTGACCGTCCAGGCGCAGATCCTCGACCTGCTCAAGGACCTCCAGCAGGAGTTCGGCTCCGCGATCATCATGATCACCCACGACCTCGGCGTCGTGGCGAACATGGCCGACGACCTGCTCGTGATGTACGCGGGCCGGGCCGTGGAGCGCGGCTCCGTGCGCGAGGTGCTCAAGTCGCCCGAACACCCCTACACCTGGGGGCTGCTCGGCTCCATGCCGCGCCTCAACTCGGACGTCGACGAACCGCTGCTGCCGATCCCCGGCTCGCCGCCGTCGCTGCTGAACCCGCCGAGCGGCTGCCCCTTCCACCCCCGGTGTGCGTTCACCGACAAGGTGGAAGGCGGCAAGTGCAAGGGCGAAAGGCCCACGCTGCCGGCCGACCGCGGCTCTGCCTGCCACCTGACGGCAGATCAGAAGCAGCAGGTGTTCATCGAGACGATTCAGCCCCGGCTGGGCTGA
- a CDS encoding ABC transporter permease encodes MLRFLIRRTLGAALILLLISAFTYFMYFAIPQDPATLACGKNCTPDALALIHKNLGLDKPVPVQYWDYLSGIFVGRDFAVGHCSAPCFGVSFRNNQMVWDTMMDRLPLTVSLTFGSLIVFLFAGLGAGLMAARFRGTWLDKTFSGASLVTSSFQIYFIGPVVMGLLVFSTGWLDKPKYVPPTQDPWGWFMGLLIPWIVMATIFTANYTRMARSSMIEQLQEEHVRAAKAKGMSARYAFFRYAWRGSLIPIITILGMDIGGLLSGGMVTELTFGLAGIGRLARDSVIGKDLPVLMGVMILSAAFIIVCNIVVDALYAVVDPRVRLS; translated from the coding sequence ATGCTTCGATTTCTCATACGCCGGACGCTCGGCGCAGCACTCATCCTTTTGCTGATCAGCGCCTTCACGTACTTCATGTACTTCGCCATCCCACAGGACCCGGCGACGCTCGCATGTGGCAAGAACTGCACTCCGGATGCGCTGGCGCTCATTCACAAGAACCTCGGCCTCGACAAGCCGGTCCCCGTGCAGTACTGGGACTACCTCTCCGGCATCTTCGTCGGACGTGACTTCGCGGTGGGCCACTGCTCCGCGCCCTGCTTCGGCGTCTCGTTCCGTAACAACCAGATGGTGTGGGACACCATGATGGACCGTCTCCCGCTGACGGTTTCCCTCACCTTCGGCTCCCTCATCGTCTTCCTGTTCGCCGGTCTCGGCGCCGGCCTGATGGCCGCCCGCTTCCGCGGCACCTGGCTCGACAAGACCTTCAGCGGCGCCTCGCTGGTCACCAGCTCGTTCCAGATCTACTTCATCGGCCCGGTCGTCATGGGTCTCCTGGTCTTCAGCACCGGCTGGCTGGACAAGCCCAAGTACGTGCCGCCGACCCAGGACCCGTGGGGCTGGTTCATGGGCCTGCTGATCCCCTGGATCGTCATGGCCACCATCTTCACGGCCAACTACACCCGTATGGCCCGCTCCTCGATGATCGAGCAGTTGCAGGAAGAGCACGTCCGAGCCGCCAAGGCCAAGGGCATGAGCGCCCGTTATGCCTTCTTCCGCTACGCCTGGCGCGGCTCGCTCATCCCGATCATCACCATCCTGGGCATGGACATCGGCGGTCTGCTCAGCGGTGGCATGGTCACCGAGCTGACCTTCGGCCTCGCCGGCATCGGCCGTCTCGCCCGTGACTCGGTCATCGGCAAGGACCTCCCCGTCCTCATGGGCGTCATGATCCTCAGTGCCGCCTTCATCATCGTCTGCAACATCGTCGTGGACGCTCTGTACGCCGTCGTCGACCCGCGCGTGCGTCTGTCCTAG